CCACCGCATCCGCCGGAACCGGCGGCAAGCTGCTCGCTCTACCGGCTGTGTATACGCTGACCTCCCCCAGATCCAGTCCGCCAGTGCTCGCGCAGGTGCCTGGGTTCGGACACTCCGGCAACCGCGAGCCGGCCTCTTCGCCGACGATCTCGAACCAGTTCGTCCCGTGGCAGCCCGACGAACGGAGGGCGTTGAGCACCTCGATGACCGAGGGCAACGGCAGAGCCTCCGGCACCCGGTCGGGCCTGCCTCGCACGAATCTCGCCGACGCGATCCACTCCGACATCCCGTTGCGAGAGAGACCGTGCAGCGGTATCACGAAGAGCGACCAACTCACGCCGCAGTCTCCCATCCTTGGAGCCGCTGCCGAAGGCCGGATCTGAACAAGCTCCCGATGCTCCGTCGAGCTCTCTGCGCTGGCTGCTCATCGGCGACGTCGGCTACGACCAGTCCTACGAGATCGATGTGCCGCTGGCGCTGCGCGCCGAGATCGAAGGGCTGTTCGTCGACCTGCCGCCCCGGCCGCGGGAGCGGTTCGCGCTCGTCGGCTGCACCCCGGCCGGCGCCACGTACGACCTCGACGGCCGGTTCGTCGCGAGCAGCGCGTCGACCGCGGCCGGCCCGCCGACCGAGCCGAGCGCCTTCCGGGCGTTCTCGCGGACATGCGAATCGGGATCGTCGGGCAGCCGCAGCAATGCCGGAGTCGCCTCGCGGTTGCCGAGCTTCCCAAGTGCGTACGCGACCATGGACCGTACCTGCGGCGCCCGGTCGGCGTGTATCCGATCTTGGTGCCCTCGGCGCGCCGACATCAGCGATGGTGGCCAAGTTGGTTGACGAAGACGCCCACCGGCGCGCGGTCGGGCGTGGGTCACCACTCGAAGGTCGTCCACTCCTGTGTCGGAATGTGGCCTTCGCTGGTGTCCCAGCAGCGATCAGCCCACGCCTTTGCCACCATCACTGGGCGGCTCAGCACAACGTCGCCGGCTCGCTGTGCCCGCAGCACCAGCCCGAGCTGTGGCGAGCACGGATCGGCGCGCTGCGAGTACCGTAGCTCCCTGCTGTGAGCCACGAGGTAGTCGGTGAACTCGTTCTCCAGGCGTGAGGGTGTTTGCCCCACCAGTCGCATTCCCTCCAGGGTTACCTGTGGGCCACGTAGTGCATTGATCGCGATGCCCGCCAGGCCGATCGACTCGTCGTAGTAGGTGGTGACCGCCGGCCCGGAGAACCTCGCGTCAGTGCGTCGCTCCAGCCAGAATTCCGCCCACCCTGCACTGCCCGAGGTGCCCTGCGAGACGGCAACGCTGAGGGCGCCATGCACCGCGGCTTGAACTTGGTCGTGTGTCATGCCGAACTTCAACGGGCCGACGTGCCCGAAAGGCGTGAACGACCACGGGAGCCGCTGCGCCTCGACCAGGACGCCCCAGACGTCCGTCGCCATGTTCCCTCCCGGTGGAATGCCGGGCCCCAGCAGCCAGCAGCGCGAAGATGATAATGGACGACAATCCGCTTCCCGGGTTGCCCGGGTTCCGTTTGAGCTGCTCGCGACTCACGGATCTGCCGCTCTGGGTGGGCTGACGTTCATTGCCGCTGGCGACGCAGGGTGATTTACGGCTACCTATCCTGCTTCCGCTTCCAGTGCCGTACCGGCCAATCAGCTCCTTCTGCGCGCCGCCTCCGCCTTCCTGGGCCGTTATCGTGGCCAGACTCGCGTCCATACCGAGTCCGACCTGCCTGTCTCCCTCCGCTGGTGCACCGACCACGGCCTTGACCCGCTGGCTGCGGCGCGGGTGGACATCGAGCGGTACGTGCGCGGTGCAGGTGGAGAAGGTCAGTGGCCTGGCGTTGGGAGCCGGTGGCGCAGTGGGCGTGGTAGCCGCCGGCCTTGGCGTCGACGCGCTGCAGCTCGGCGCGGACGCTGGCGGCTGACTCACCTCCCGGGCGGTACGCCGGGCGGCGGAGCCGTCTTCCTCGGAAACAGCCGCCAGGAGATCACGTTGGAGGTGGTGATGCCGGCCAGCACCAGGGCGGCGCTGAGGGCAACCAGCAACGGCGGTAGCGCGAGGGTCAGCGGGGCCAGGAGCGCGAGCAGCGCTATCCCGATCGGCCGCGACCAGGAGACCCGGCTGAATGCGACGTAGTCGAGCATCGCCCGGCCGACCAGGAACAACGCCGGCCCGCCGAAAATGGTCACGCCCCAGGCCACCTCGGTCTCGCCGAGGGGGTGCGCGATGATCAGCTTGTCCGCGACGCCGGTGACCGCGACGCCGATGACCATGACCAGGTGCGCGCCCGCCGCCAGGTTACCGACGTAGGCCGGAGCCCGGGACGAGGCGATGGCGTGGGAGAGCAACTCTCCTGCCCGGTAGTAGTAGATCTGCCACAGCAGCACCGTGATCAGGAACGCCACCAGCAGTGCGGCCGTCCGCTCCCGCTCGAAGCCATACGGGCTGAACTCGATGCCCGACGTCAGAATGGATTCACCGAAGGCAATAATCAGCACCTGCCGGTAGCGCTCGGTCAGGTGCTCCTCCGCGATCGGCTGGCCCCGCAGGCCCGCCCGGCCCAACCATGGGGTCGGGAAGTCGAGTAACCCGCCAGCGTAGGAGATGAGGACCGCAACGCTCCACCAGACCAGCCGGATGTCCCCGTCGGCGAAGATCCCGGCGATCCACGGCACTGCGGCGAGGCACGCCCAGAAGACGATCCGGGCACTGACGAGTTGCTCGTGCCCCTTCCCGCCGAACAGCACGAGCCAGAGATGTCGAAGCACGTCGACGGCGACGAAGACCGCCGCGAAGACGACCCCGCGTTCCTCGAAGGCCGCCGGCAACGCAGCGGCCATCAGCAGGGCACCGAGCATGGTCACGATGACCATGACCTGAATCATCGGCCGGGCGGGGTCGTACCGGTTCGCCGTCCAGGCCATGCGGTACCAGAGCCACCACAGGGCCATCAACAGCACCAGAGCCGAGTAGAAACCGTGCCAGTCCAGCTGCTCGGCCAGTCGGTCAGCAAGGCGGTTGAAGGCGAAGACGAGCACCACGTCGAAGAGCAGTTCCACGAA
The nucleotide sequence above comes from Micromonospora pallida. Encoded proteins:
- a CDS encoding HEAT repeat domain-containing protein, which produces MSARRGHQDRIHADRAPQVRSMVAYALGKLGNREATPALLRLPDDPDSHVRENARKALGSVGGPAAVDALLATNRPSRSYVAPAGVQPTSANRSRGRGGRSTNSPSISARSASGTSIS
- a CDS encoding low temperature requirement protein A, translating into MELLFDVVLVFAFNRLADRLAEQLDWHGFYSALVLLMALWWLWYRMAWTANRYDPARPMIQVMVIVTMLGALLMAAALPAAFEERGVVFAAVFVAVDVLRHLWLVLFGGKGHEQLVSARIVFWACLAAVPWIAGIFADGDIRLVWWSVAVLISYAGGLLDFPTPWLGRAGLRGQPIAEEHLTERYRQVLIIAFGESILTSGIEFSPYGFERERTAALLVAFLITVLLWQIYYYRAGELLSHAIASSRAPAYVGNLAAGAHLVMVIGVAVTGVADKLIIAHPLGETEVAWGVTIFGGPALFLVGRAMLDYVAFSRVSWSRPIGIALLALLAPLTLALPPLLVALSAALVLAGITTSNVISWRLFPRKTAPPPGVPPGR